The following proteins are co-located in the Phragmites australis chromosome 10, lpPhrAust1.1, whole genome shotgun sequence genome:
- the LOC133930461 gene encoding protein trichome birefringence-like 19, with the protein MRFLHRFNLPARKHCSSRCFIPLISLLLLVAVLAASNVRFTFPDRRVPFPRPFSFHTRRGEACDIFRGEWVPDPDAPYYTNDTCSVIHEHYDCIRYGKPDLGFVKWRWRPDGCDLPRLDPARFLAVMRGKSMAFVGDSLARNHIESLICLLTRVAEPTPSWPSNKHTVFYYGEYNFTVANFWAPYLVRHEQIDDDGPAHTGLWNLYLDEPDAVWLAHVAEFDYVVVSASSWFYRPSMLYEDGRLVGCHYCLLPNVTDLTLRYALRMATRAALRALGGADGRFRGTAVLRTVSPSQYEGGEWNKDGNCVRTMPYQRGEKRIEGFELDFHTLQLEEFAAAERAARDAGGLVRMMLMDTTEAMILRADAHPSKYRGWTPEKHFTLYNDCVHWCLPGAVDTWNDMLLHMLTSKSNDG; encoded by the exons ATGAGGTTTCTTCACCGCTTCAATCTCCCTGCGAGGAAGCACTGCAGCAGCAGATGTTTCATCCCTCTCATCTCTCTCCTCCTGCTCGTCGCTGTTCTTGCAGCTTCCAACGTGCGCTTCACGTTCCCGGACCGGCGCGTTCCATTCCCTCGGCCGTTTTCTTTCCACACGCGGCGAGGCGAGGCCTGCGATATATTCAGGGGCGAGTGGGTGCCGGACCCGGACGCGCCCTACTACACCAACGACACCTGCTCCGTGATCCACGAGCACTACGACTGCATAAGGTACGGCAAGCCGGACCTCGGTTTCGTCAAGTGGCGGTGGCGGCCCGACGGCTGCGACCTGCCCCGCCTCGACCCGGCGCGCTTCCTCGCCGTGATGAGGGGCAAGTCCATGGCCTTTGTCGGAGACTCGCTAGCCAGGAACCACATAGAGTCTCTCATCTGCCTCTTGACCAGG GTCGCGGAGCCTACGCCGAGCTGGCCAAGCAACAAGCACACGGTGTTCTATTATGGCGAGTACAATTTCACCGTGGCCAACTTCTGGGCGCCGTACCTGGTCCGGCATGAGCAGATCGACGACGACGGGCCGGCGCACACGGGCCTCTGGAACCTCTACCTCGACGAGCCGGACGCCGTGTGGTTGGCGCACGTCGCGGAGTTCGACTACGTCGTCGTGTCGGCGTCCAGCTGGTTCTACCGGCCGTCCATGCTGTACGAGGACGGCCGGCTCGTGGGCTGCCACTACTGCCTCCTCCCCAACGTCACCGACCTCACGCTGCGGTACGCGCTGCGCATGGCCACCCGCGCCGCGCTCCGCGCCTTGGGCGGCGCCGACGGCCGGTTCCGCGGCACGGCCGTGCTGCGCACCGTGTCGCCGTCGCAGTACGAGGGCGGGGAGTGGAACAAGGACGGCAACTGCGTCCGGACGATGCCGTATCAGCGCGGCGAGAAGAGGATCGAGGGCTTCGAGCTCGATTTCCACACGCTACAG ctGGAGGAGttcgcggcggcggagagggcgGCGAGGGACGCCGGCGGCTTGGTGAGGATGATGCTGATGGACACGACGGAGGCGATGATACTGCGGGCGGACGCGCACCCGAGCAAGTACAGGGGCTGGACGCCGGAGAAGCACTTCACCTTGTACAACGACTGCGTGCACTGGTGCCTGCCCGGCGCCGTCGATACCTGGAACGACATGCTGCTCCATATGTTAACGTCTAAATCGAACGATGGATAA